In Lentisphaerota bacterium, a single window of DNA contains:
- a CDS encoding formylglycine-generating enzyme family protein has translation MRRMQTWRWVPAAVLLAMGGMAGVTAGRADDLRISSWDARSNLMFRTADTSCANHHYRVECATSLVSAAWSTVRTVGGVGAGTCVTNGVPMDTDSIFYRVVATSNSNAFVDGAYMAVDISGGTNATSYPVTYYRTMADVPGGVNIDAYKTTIILMRLISNGTFTMGFRSTDYPGTRNDLHQVTLTKDFYIGVFEVTQRQWELVMGKKPSNFNNATCYQMRPVEKVSYYEIRENPNNSAISPNWPATNTVHADSFMGKLRAKTGLTGFDLPTESQWEYACRAGTTTALNSGQNLTNTSSDTRMDAVGRYRYNGGYVGGMTVPAQDCTTANGTAVAGSYLANAWGLYDMHGNVWELCLDQYGNYPGTVTDPKGTASGIGRVVRGGGWAYTSEYCRSAYRDGRDADYRFIYNGFQACCVPTGP, from the coding sequence ATGAGACGGATGCAGACATGGCGATGGGTGCCGGCGGCGGTGCTGCTGGCAATGGGCGGGATGGCGGGTGTGACGGCGGGGCGGGCTGACGACCTCAGAATCTCGTCTTGGGACGCGCGCAGCAATCTGATGTTCCGCACGGCGGACACGAGTTGCGCGAATCACCACTACCGGGTTGAATGCGCTACGTCGCTGGTGTCGGCAGCGTGGTCGACTGTCAGAACGGTGGGCGGCGTCGGCGCCGGTACGTGCGTCACCAACGGTGTGCCGATGGATACGGACTCCATCTTCTACCGCGTGGTGGCAACGTCGAACTCGAACGCTTTCGTGGACGGCGCTTACATGGCCGTCGACATTTCCGGCGGCACCAATGCCACGAGCTACCCTGTGACGTACTACCGGACGATGGCGGACGTACCCGGCGGAGTGAACATCGACGCCTACAAGACCACAATCATCCTAATGCGGCTGATCTCCAATGGCACCTTCACCATGGGCTTTCGGTCAACGGACTACCCCGGCACAAGAAATGATTTGCACCAGGTGACGTTGACGAAGGACTTCTACATCGGGGTCTTCGAGGTGACGCAGCGGCAGTGGGAACTGGTGATGGGGAAAAAGCCGAGCAACTTCAACAACGCGACGTGCTACCAGATGAGGCCGGTGGAGAAGGTCAGTTACTACGAAATCCGGGAGAACCCGAACAACAGCGCGATCAGTCCGAACTGGCCGGCGACGAACACGGTACACGCGGACTCTTTCATGGGCAAGCTGCGTGCGAAGACGGGGCTGACGGGTTTCGACCTGCCTACGGAATCGCAGTGGGAGTACGCCTGCCGTGCAGGGACGACTACGGCACTGAACTCGGGGCAGAACCTGACGAACACCAGTAGTGATACGCGCATGGACGCCGTGGGTCGGTACAGATACAACGGCGGTTATGTCGGCGGCATGACTGTACCGGCGCAGGACTGCACAACGGCAAACGGAACGGCTGTTGCGGGGTCGTATCTGGCGAACGCGTGGGGTCTGTACGACATGCACGGCAACGTGTGGGAGTTGTGCTTGGACCAGTACGGGAATTACCCCGGGACCGTGACCGATCCGAAGGGCACTGCTTCGGGGATTGGCCGCGTCGTTCGTGGTGGCGGTTGGGCCTACACCTCGGAATACTGCCGCTCCGCGTACCGCGACGGCCGCGACGCGGACTACCGGTTCATCTACAATGGTTTCCAGGCTTGCTGCGTGCCCACAGGTCCGTGA